In a single window of the Paenibacillus sp. MMS20-IR301 genome:
- a CDS encoding YecA family protein: MIGRNDPCPCGSGKKYKQCCMRKHEEEQVLQAKLKHFFDRKYKLTIELYSFLAQKQGGEWAFDQNKVKPFNSIVNRFRAGAGDMWSYFFQVYDNGLRGIEWFLAERGQRYSGEAREMLERWAAMKVSCYQVVDQYEHGMIIEDLWSKERYRMPYCETMMKLPSWTVSVGMIEPYMGDWFIHGVHMWSHPDVAYEVMTRVKSLQEETAEPSGQEMPPEDILAGNYPEILELCERTSNKTKQPVGPLEDMIKWYRDAQEKNSAESAEMFVRRREFEQYRVNPDIEGFNRLRTALGLPQSPFTV, encoded by the coding sequence ATGATAGGAAGAAATGACCCATGTCCTTGCGGAAGCGGTAAAAAGTACAAACAATGCTGTATGCGTAAGCATGAGGAGGAGCAGGTACTGCAGGCGAAGTTGAAGCATTTTTTCGACCGGAAATATAAATTAACAATTGAGCTGTACTCCTTCTTAGCTCAAAAGCAAGGTGGAGAATGGGCGTTCGATCAGAACAAAGTCAAACCCTTCAATTCTATAGTAAACAGGTTTAGAGCGGGAGCCGGAGACATGTGGTCGTATTTCTTTCAAGTATATGATAACGGCCTGCGCGGAATAGAGTGGTTCCTGGCAGAGAGAGGCCAGAGGTATTCCGGGGAAGCACGGGAGATGCTTGAAAGATGGGCAGCAATGAAGGTTTCCTGTTATCAGGTGGTAGACCAATATGAGCATGGCATGATTATTGAGGATCTCTGGTCCAAAGAAAGATACCGTATGCCCTACTGTGAAACGATGATGAAGCTTCCTTCCTGGACCGTATCGGTTGGAATGATTGAGCCGTATATGGGGGATTGGTTTATCCATGGGGTGCATATGTGGAGTCACCCAGATGTGGCATACGAGGTTATGACCCGGGTCAAGAGCCTGCAGGAAGAGACTGCCGAGCCTTCAGGACAGGAGATGCCTCCTGAGGATATACTGGCCGGCAATTATCCGGAGATACTTGAGCTTTGCGAGAGAACTAGTAATAAAACCAAGCAGCCGGTTGGTCCCCTGGAGGATATGATTAAGTGGTATCGTGATGCACAAGAGAAGAATTCCGCAGAAAGTGCCGAAATGTTCGTTAGGAGAAGAGAATTTGAGCAGTACCGGGTCAATCCGGACATCGAGGGTTTTAACCGCTTGCGTACAGCGCTGGGTTTGCCTCAGAGTCCGTTTACCGTATGA
- a CDS encoding cellulase family glycosylhydrolase, with the protein MSFGHRKLGIWFAALILLAGAYAYPGSEAKAEGTAGYYHTSGSTIVDSAGNPAVFNGLNWFGFETANYSPHGLWSRSMDDMLDQIKAKGYNLIRLPYCNQMFDSGSAANSIDYAKNPDLTGLTPVQIMDKLIEKAGNRGIRIILDRHRPDSGGQSALWYTAAYPESRWISDWVMLAQRYADNPAVIGADLHNEPHGTASWGTGNPATDWRLASQRAGNAILAVNPNWLILVEGIETNVQGNSSSYWWGGNLTGVRNYPVTLTVPDRVVYSPHDYGPGVAAQPWFSAADFPNNLPKLWDDTWGYISKEQIAPILAGEFGGRSVDTLSAEGKWQHALVSYIGQNNLYWTYWSLNPNSGDTGGLLLDDWTSWNEPKQVMLDLIMKPVTFTPIGDPEGPGEEPGAGDPHATLLYRAGETGAAVNSIRASLQLKNESAVSIPLNDLTIRYWYTRDGGAAQTLEFDYAVIGKEKLLTQIVPLAAPRSGADTYAEIGFTAGAGSLAASGTTGDIQFRIHNNNWSNYNQDDDYSFRPALTSYAANDRITVYYQGKLIYGSEP; encoded by the coding sequence ATGTCGTTCGGGCACAGGAAATTGGGTATATGGTTTGCGGCTTTGATATTGCTGGCAGGTGCTTATGCGTATCCGGGTTCTGAAGCGAAGGCTGAAGGTACAGCAGGCTACTATCACACTTCAGGCAGCACCATTGTGGATTCTGCCGGGAATCCGGCCGTATTCAACGGGCTGAACTGGTTTGGCTTCGAAACGGCGAATTACTCCCCGCATGGGCTGTGGTCCCGTTCCATGGATGATATGCTCGATCAGATCAAGGCGAAAGGCTATAACCTGATCCGGCTGCCGTACTGCAACCAGATGTTTGATTCAGGCTCTGCGGCCAACAGTATCGATTATGCCAAAAACCCCGATCTGACCGGCCTTACGCCAGTGCAGATTATGGATAAACTGATTGAGAAAGCCGGAAACCGCGGCATCCGGATTATCCTTGACCGGCACCGGCCGGATTCCGGCGGGCAATCCGCGCTATGGTATACCGCGGCCTATCCCGAATCCCGCTGGATCAGCGACTGGGTGATGCTGGCTCAGCGCTATGCGGATAACCCTGCCGTCATTGGAGCCGATCTGCATAATGAACCGCATGGCACAGCAAGCTGGGGGACAGGTAATCCTGCCACAGACTGGCGGCTGGCCAGTCAACGGGCTGGCAATGCAATTCTCGCCGTCAATCCGAACTGGCTGATTCTTGTCGAAGGCATTGAAACTAATGTCCAGGGCAACTCCAGCAGCTACTGGTGGGGCGGCAATCTGACAGGTGTGCGTAATTATCCGGTTACACTTACTGTGCCGGACCGGGTGGTCTATTCCCCGCATGATTATGGGCCCGGCGTTGCTGCACAGCCTTGGTTCAGTGCTGCTGACTTCCCCAATAATCTGCCGAAGCTATGGGATGATACCTGGGGATATATCAGCAAGGAGCAGATTGCCCCGATTCTTGCCGGAGAATTCGGCGGGCGCAGCGTAGATACCCTATCGGCGGAAGGGAAATGGCAGCATGCGCTCGTAAGCTACATCGGCCAGAATAATCTCTACTGGACGTACTGGAGTCTCAATCCGAATAGCGGAGATACCGGCGGACTGCTGCTGGATGACTGGACATCCTGGAATGAGCCGAAGCAGGTTATGCTCGACCTTATCATGAAACCGGTAACCTTTACCCCGATCGGTGATCCTGAAGGTCCCGGGGAAGAACCGGGAGCCGGCGATCCTCATGCAACACTGCTGTACCGTGCCGGTGAGACGGGAGCTGCCGTGAACTCGATCCGGGCCAGCCTGCAGCTGAAGAACGAGTCCGCTGTTTCGATCCCGCTGAATGACCTAACGATACGTTATTGGTACACCAGAGACGGAGGTGCTGCACAGACACTGGAATTTGATTATGCGGTCATCGGCAAAGAAAAGCTGCTGACGCAAATCGTTCCTCTGGCTGCGCCGCGTTCAGGGGCCGACACCTATGCGGAGATCGGATTCACGGCGGGTGCAGGCTCCCTCGCGGCTTCAGGCACAACCGGGGACATCCAGTTCCGCATTCACAACAATAACTGGTCCAATTACAATCAGGATGATGACTACTCATTCCGTCCGGCCCTCACCAGCTATGCCGCGAATGACCGTATCACCGTCTATTATCAAGGCAAGCTGATATACGGAAGTGAACCGTAA
- a CDS encoding MFS transporter — MLTKYKMNLRELRTFLILWITQSFSALGSAMTAFALVIWSYQQQGSALTSSLLVICSYAPYVLLSIFAGALSDRWNKKATMLISDSFAALCTVTVLILMTTGKLQIWHLYVINTLTGVMNTVQQPASDVAISLLAPQQHYQRVSGMRSFSNSLVTILTPILATSILSFTSIRVVILFDLITFATAFMALLCLVRIPQVPKQSGAWSESLWQSAKSGLRYLRDNRGILDLILFLSVINFTASIFNAALPAMVLARAGGGELALGMVNTVTGIAMMAGSISVAVLPPPKSRVRVICNCLLFSMSSENFFLAFGRSTPIWCLGAILGWIFIPVMNANMDVLFRSTIPIGMQGRVYSARNTLQFFTIPLGYLCGGLLVDRVFEPFMAVQPQGSLWVALVGTGKGSGAALLFLAIGITGALSCLPFRADKHIWRLEE; from the coding sequence ATGCTAACTAAATATAAAATGAACCTCAGGGAGCTTCGTACGTTCCTGATTTTATGGATTACACAGTCCTTCTCGGCACTGGGCAGTGCAATGACTGCCTTCGCCCTGGTGATCTGGTCTTATCAGCAGCAGGGATCGGCTCTGACCAGCTCGCTTCTGGTCATCTGTTCCTACGCACCATATGTGCTGCTCAGTATCTTCGCAGGTGCACTTAGCGACCGGTGGAACAAGAAGGCTACGATGCTGATTAGTGACAGCTTCGCGGCACTTTGTACTGTTACGGTTCTTATTCTGATGACAACGGGTAAGCTCCAGATCTGGCATCTGTATGTGATCAATACCTTGACTGGTGTAATGAATACTGTACAGCAGCCGGCGTCGGATGTAGCCATAAGCCTGCTGGCTCCACAGCAGCATTATCAGAGGGTTAGCGGAATGCGTTCCTTCTCTAATTCGCTGGTTACCATCTTGACGCCTATACTCGCCACTTCAATCCTTTCCTTTACCAGTATCCGGGTTGTGATCCTGTTTGATTTGATTACCTTCGCCACAGCGTTCATGGCCTTGCTATGCTTGGTCCGTATCCCGCAGGTTCCGAAGCAGAGCGGCGCCTGGAGTGAGAGCCTATGGCAATCTGCTAAAAGCGGCCTGCGGTATCTCAGGGATAACCGCGGTATTCTGGATTTGATCCTTTTTTTGTCCGTGATCAATTTCACCGCCTCCATCTTCAATGCGGCCCTGCCCGCCATGGTGCTCGCACGGGCAGGCGGCGGAGAGCTGGCACTGGGTATGGTCAACACCGTTACAGGGATAGCCATGATGGCCGGAAGTATCTCGGTTGCTGTATTGCCGCCGCCCAAAAGCCGGGTCCGGGTCATTTGCAATTGCCTGCTTTTCTCCATGAGCTCCGAGAATTTCTTCCTTGCTTTCGGCAGAAGCACGCCTATATGGTGTTTGGGCGCAATCCTCGGATGGATATTCATTCCTGTCATGAACGCTAATATGGATGTGCTGTTCCGCTCAACCATCCCTATCGGTATGCAAGGCAGGGTCTATTCGGCAAGGAACACCTTGCAGTTTTTCACCATTCCTCTGGGATATCTGTGCGGAGGGCTTCTGGTAGACCGGGTGTTTGAACCCTTTATGGCCGTGCAGCCGCAAGGCAGCCTGTGGGTCGCACTGGTCGGAACAGGCAAGGGCTCCGGAGCAGCTTTGCTGTTCCTGGCTATCGGAATTACCGGTGCCTTATCTTGCCTGCCGTTCCGGGCGGACAAACATATTTGGAGGCTGGAAGAATAG